Within Nitrospirota bacterium, the genomic segment GGGAAAAAGATCGGGGCATCAGGGTATCTCTCAAAGAGGACTGTTGACAGAGAGCTGTTTGATGCCATAGATGTCGTTTCATCGGGAGGGAAATATTTTTGCGGCCTTTCTCAGATATCTACGGAGACCAGGAGTTTGCCAGCCGGGTCAGCCATATCATATGAATCACTCAGTGCCCGTGAAAAAGAGATACTTCGTCTTCTTGCAGGCGGAATGACGAATAAGGACATTTCTGAGAGTCTGTGTATTAGTATCAATACAGTGGAGACCCACCGTAAAAATATCATGAAGAAACTTAATCTTCATAACCTGAGTGACATTATCAAGTATACTATGGTGCAGGGCCTGCTCAGAAAGGCGTAACGCAAATATGACTATAAAGATTCGGCTTAAAGACAGAATTGATCCCGGTACACTGTTTGGAGGCGGTGATGTTTATCTGAGAATAATAGGGGAGAGCCTGGGTATCAAGGTTGTCGCCAGGGGTCATGAGATTATTCTGGATGGTCCCCAGGACAGGGTTAAGATCGGGGAAGAGGTAATTAAAAATCTCACAACCTTGATTGAAGAAGGTTATTCAGTAAAACCTGATGATGTTGATTATATTATCAGGCAGTCAGTAAAGGATGGCGAGTTTCAGCTCAAAGAGGTTTTTCAGGAGGCAGTTTCACTTCCGTCAAAACGTAAGCTGATTGTCCCAAAGTCACATATACAGTCAGAGTATGTGAAGGCAATAAGAGAAAATGACATTGTTATAGGAATAGGTCCTGCCGGAACCGGCAAGACCTATCTTGCTATGGCAATGGCTGTTTCTTCACTCCTCAAGAAAGAAGTTAACCGTATCATACTCGCGAGGCCGGCAGTGGAGGCAGGAGAAAAACTTGGGTTTCTGCCGGGTGATATGTATGAAAAGGTAAACCCTTATTTGAGGCCGCTTTATGACGCGCTATACGATATGATGGAGACTGAGAAGGTGAACCGGCTGATTGAGAGGGGCGATATAGAGATTGCCCCCCTTGCATTTATGCGGGGCAGGACGTTGAATGATTCGTTTATCATACTTGATGAGGCACAGAATTCAACTTCAGAGCAGATGAAGATGTTCCTGACAAGGCTCGGCTTTAACTCTCGGGTAGTGGTTACAGGGGATATTACTCAGGTTGATCTGCCTTCGGAGAAGGTCTCGGGTCTGATTGAGATACAAAATATTCTATCCGGAATAGAGGGAATAGAATTTGTGTACTTTTCTGAAAAGGATGTTGTCAGACATAAATTGGTCCAGGATATAATCAAGGCCTATGATATATTTATTTCCAGGAAGGGTAAATCTAAAAAGACGAAAAAGCAATGACTGCAGAAGTAACAAATCGTCAGAGGAAGTTCAAGGTTGACCGGCAAAGTATAATTAGTAATGCGGACAAAATTTTATTATTGTGCGGCTCGGGTAATACAGAGGTAAGCATACTCATTGTGAATAACGAGTTTATGAGAACCCTTAACAGGCAATACAGGGGAATTGATAAGACTACTGATGTGCTGTCATTTCTGCCCGCTCCTGTTACCTTTACTTATTCGGGAAGGTTGGCTGAAGATGGAAAACCTGTGAGGTTTCTTGGTGATATTGTAATATCTATGGAAAAGATATATGCGCAGGCGGCAGAACGTGGTCATTCCCCGGATAAGGAGTTTAAAATCATGCTGATCCATGGTATTTTACACCTGCTGGGATATGATCATGAGGTATCACGCGCGGAGGCTCAGAGGATGAGTCGGAAAGAAAAACTCATATTATCACGATTATAAAGTCTTCATGAAACCGAGGAACTTTTTTGAGAGCGCAAATGTTGCTGTAGAAGGAATTCTTTACGCGGCCAAGACCCAGAAGCATATGAGATATCATTTCTGGGTAGCAGGTGCTGTTATTATAGCAAGCCTCTTGCTGGGCGTCACGCGTATTGAGTTTCTGATA encodes:
- the ybeY gene encoding rRNA maturation RNase YbeY yields the protein MTAEVTNRQRKFKVDRQSIISNADKILLLCGSGNTEVSILIVNNEFMRTLNRQYRGIDKTTDVLSFLPAPVTFTYSGRLAEDGKPVRFLGDIVISMEKIYAQAAERGHSPDKEFKIMLIHGILHLLGYDHEVSRAEAQRMSRKEKLILSRL
- a CDS encoding response regulator transcription factor; amino-acid sequence: MSDYGQPALRDNAIDVLIADDHVLFRQGLRRILESVEWITVVGEASDGNDAVKTAREINPDIILMDVSMPHLNGLEATQRIKRILPDTRIILLTMHEDNFLQEDGKKIGASGYLSKRTVDRELFDAIDVVSSGGKYFCGLSQISTETRSLPAGSAISYESLSAREKEILRLLAGGMTNKDISESLCISINTVETHRKNIMKKLNLHNLSDIIKYTMVQGLLRKA
- a CDS encoding PhoH family protein gives rise to the protein MTIKIRLKDRIDPGTLFGGGDVYLRIIGESLGIKVVARGHEIILDGPQDRVKIGEEVIKNLTTLIEEGYSVKPDDVDYIIRQSVKDGEFQLKEVFQEAVSLPSKRKLIVPKSHIQSEYVKAIRENDIVIGIGPAGTGKTYLAMAMAVSSLLKKEVNRIILARPAVEAGEKLGFLPGDMYEKVNPYLRPLYDALYDMMETEKVNRLIERGDIEIAPLAFMRGRTLNDSFIILDEAQNSTSEQMKMFLTRLGFNSRVVVTGDITQVDLPSEKVSGLIEIQNILSGIEGIEFVYFSEKDVVRHKLVQDIIKAYDIFISRKGKSKKTKKQ